The following are encoded in a window of Fusarium oxysporum f. sp. lycopersici 4287 chromosome 5, whole genome shotgun sequence genomic DNA:
- a CDS encoding hypothetical protein (At least one base has a quality score < 10), with protein sequence MEVTGLAVGISVLPRVGFRKPCIGYAFQSGLSQSRGKRLKWALGGKVSRNEQVDNFEKLVQQLYNFIPPEEKSQSYEGLESTAWVQGIRQMLTKIEEGIKSGSTKPSVLRINGPVGFGKTVLCAHIVRYLSGALDTPVAHFFFTSDHVSREDPFSALRSWQCQVAAKSKDAFECIHHVWENDSSERASRQALVNIFNEIATAVLGCVFIADGLDECSQLGNGDASVARFLRDIMNAVEGTDVKLLLVSRDEPEIREALEENKDILSEYKIGKDDVEADTAASSQSVVDKKLSNKSQDLRSAISEAMAVRCQDQFLWIKMQEEFLRNEMSKKRLHEVVENMPPGLHHLYYHNWNRIVNMSDWDRDRTFVLLRLTLFTFRPLTVYTVTEAVLITQFQELDPDEYPERVKDKYIRTEVIGLCGPLLEVHDHPQHPSPRNRTLHIPHFSVRQYLVENLPAPAWMQANDVLNKKYESLHHTAIARACVQYLSLPQIWEKDGQPCLCVGAFLVYATHNWMHHARLGLMDPSLLELSKGFLLQDKAQFKSLIN encoded by the exons ATGGAAGTGACTGGTCTTGCCGTTGGA ATTTCAGTCTTACCGCGAGTCGGATTCCGAAAACCATGTATTGGATACGCGTTTCAGAGCGGTCTGTCGCAGTCAAGAGGCAAGCGATTGAAATGGGCACTTGGGGGCAAGGTGAGTCGCAATGAGCAGGTCGATAACTTCGAGAAACTCGTACAGCAGCTTTACAATTTCATTCCACCAGAGGAAAAAAGCCAAAGTTATGAAGGGCTGGAGAGCACAGCATGGGTACAGGGTATTCGCCAAATGCTaaccaagatcgaggaggGGATAAAGT CGGGTTCAACTAAGCCAAGCGTGCTGCGGATCAACGGCCCTGTAGGCTTTGGAAAGACGGTTTTGTGTGCCCATATTGTTCGGTATCTATCTGGCGCTCTCGATACACCTGTAGCACATTTCTTTTTCACATCTGATCATGTAAGCCGAGAAGATCCATTCTCTGCTCTGCGATCATGGCAGTGTCAGGTTGCAGCTAAGAGTAAGGATGCTTTCGAATGCATTCATCACGTCTGGGAAAATGACTCTTCCGAGAGGGCTTCTCGACAAGCTCTTGTTAACATATTCAATGAAATAGCCACTGCAGTACTAGGATGCGTGTTCATCGCGGACGGGTTGGATGAATGCTCCCAGTTGGGGAATGGTGACGCATCGGTTGCCAGGTTCTTACGAGATATCATGAATGCCGTAGAAGGCACCGACGTTAAACTTCTGCTTGTTAGTCGAGACGAGCCAGAAATCAGAGAAGCCCTCGAAGAGAATAAAGATATCCTTTCGGAATATAAGATCGGTAaggatgatgttgaggctgataCGGCAGCCTCCTCGCAATCGGTTGTTGATAAAAAGCTCTCCAATAAGAGCCAAGACCTACGGTCAGCTATCTCAGAGGCCATGGCAGTTCGATGTCAAGACCAGTTTCTGTGGATTAAGATGCAAGAGGAGTTTTTGCGGAATGAAATGAGCAAGAAACGACTACATGAAGTGGTGGAGAATATGCCTCCTGGTCTTCATCACCTCTACTATCACAACTGGAATAGAATCGTGAATATGTCTGATTGGGACCGAGATCGAACCTTTGTCCTTCTACGTTTGACTTTATTCACATTCCGGCCTCTTACTGTCTACACGGTGACCGAAGCTGTTCTAATCACTCAGTTTCAAGAACTTGACCCTGACGAGTACCCCGAGCGTGTCAAAGACAAGTATATCAGAACCGAGGTAATAGGACTCTGTGGTCCCCTCCTGGAAGTCCATGATCACCCACAGCATCCATCACCCAGAAATCGGACACTTCATATACCGCATTTCTCCGTGCGCCAATATCTTGTTGAAAATCTGCCAGCACCCGCATGGATGCAGGCAAACGACGTACTGAACAAGAAATACGAAAGTCTACACCACACAGCTATAGCACGAGCCTGTGTTCAGTATTTGAGTTTGCCGCAAATTTGGGAAAAGGATGGTCAACCATGTCTGTGTGTTGGAGCATTCCTTGTCTATGCCACTCACAATTGGATGCACCATGCCAGACTGGGCTTGATGGATCCGTCACTTCTTGAACTTTCGAAAGGGTTTCTGCTACAAGATAAGGCTCAATTCAAGTCCTTAATTAACTAA